The following proteins come from a genomic window of Sander vitreus isolate 19-12246 chromosome 14, sanVit1, whole genome shotgun sequence:
- the cdcp1b gene encoding CUB domain-containing protein 1 isoform X3 — MRLCATCPLLGLLFLTVFDSSECLQTTVRPDKGSTVMVFTELPLDQCALCTVSEVNDTPTSCHSSLFLLPEEEVKLLFNCSQPIEQAYTVTITRTIECTKDTCNPTTEKGQPSILKEFSRTFTWELKAPEKTVVSLDILGEGLIETSQPCSNGFQYSVTTSKTNTKGRTQYCRGGSVTRFDLPNGAVVSLHVKPKAQVDSLLFQASAGPLKGRTMLLSVDSGTTVVVSRDPDEPECEVCCVDGSTPNCSPTEKTLTNVEKLSLEFSCLKPQDVYSVKIRKKIECTQKTCTPPAGEVDPDLFQDFKRSLTWDISVPERTVLTLDFPGGLKERSEAENCQNGHQYSVSTTKSDGKIRTNSYCKGGTVSHLDLLGATTVTVEVPKGGELDSFTVKAAPRGGRMMPVMPDPNTIITISRVPSDIDCSVCEKKEPTPICKPTQLILRDPRNTTVEFTCPQPQDVFSVEINRVIGPATIGTFCKGGTVTTILARYKGRVSLQVPGDRKLDPFDFKLNVGPETSVAAIVNVNLPHGVSDTDFITANYPRDFPDSQQMQWDFMVPGMHNYTMHFHDHTAPECLNNEVEVEYQKEDKKMTRLTLTDSQPQHEQGNFNMVLKNCKTNRTLQGLTLNFRVSVMRSGHPVLCVVDLTKHQGVSVQVEKVGSDPYCEMRINSKVEEKINVAAGTKADLSFLDCPTEDMRLTASKVIDCQNGMSCSATVLIVPQLDSCFPMPLHSFTWHLTVPQDGTVDLVSPTGSLRQSLPGQECNQSVSLHVAEGDGFSVGDFCFEGIVQKVQVHGNVSVTATAEDFSKTRGPFLNASFSEEIPETIIYRVSPQMLSPTLLATPNWPQGMKPFSTVSWIVILPSQYQAHVQFVNVSQPKCSDGHTAIKVKMLGDNEEIMTRMEDKLAEDKLAEDKLAENMLTVTRSFYLTMSNCMPEKGHFGALTKIDLQKKNNLLAILLGVMGAILLLLIVLASVCLIAKKKKKDKMNKESSIFISKGNIFRPSDRHFTKTRSDNESHVYASIDETIVYSHLLGDSSYADSMQNHFNGMQVDSYNTFTGPTDAKLPVIKEPDREPEMDQFKPFLNPSESFIPSRPRTPIDRQDSFGFQDRRMVDNELYTFKSTGDINTIRLSGVDMEPQPPIITEDSL; from the exons ATGCGGCTCTGTGCGACCTGCCCGCTCCTGGGACTTTTGTTTTTGACGGTCTTCGACTCATCAG AATGCCTACAGACGACGGTCCGACCAGACAAAGGCTCGACAGTGATGGTGTTTACCGAGCTGCCGTTGGATCAATGTGCTCTGTGTACAGTGAGCGAGGTGAATGACACACCAACATCCTGCCACTCTTCTCTGTTCCTGCTACCCGAGGAAGAGGTCAAACTGCTGTTCAACTGCTCCCAGCCGATTGAACAGGCGTACACTGTGACGATTACGCGTACAATTG AGTGCACTAAGGATACCTGCAACCCTACAACAGAAAAAGGTCAACCCTCCATCCTTAAAGAGTTCAGCAGAACCTTTACCTGGGAGCTGAAGGCACCTGAGAAGACAGTTGTGAGTCTGGACATACTTGGAGAGGGGCTGATAGAGACATCCCAACCATGCTCTAACGGATTTCAGTATTCGGTGACCACATCCAAAACAAACACCAAGGGCCGGACTCAGTATTGTCGAGGTGGTTCTGTCACTCGTTTTGACCTGCCCAATGGAGCTGTTGTGTCTCTGCACGTTAAACCAAAGGCTCAGGTCGATTCACTGTTGTTCCAGGCCTCCGCTGGACCACTAA AGGGCCGAACAATGCTTCTAAGTGTTGATTCAGGCACGACTGTGGTCGTCAGCCGAGATCCTGATGAACCAGAATGTGAAGTGTGCTGTGTTGATGGCTCCACTCCCAACTGTAGCCCCACAGAAAAGACACTGACGAACGTTGAAAAACTCTCACTGGAGTTCAGCTGCCTGAAACCTCAGGATGTGTACAGTGTGAAGATAAGGAAAAAAATAG AATGCACCCAGAAAACCTGCACTCCCCCTGCAGGAGAAGTTGATCCCGACCTCTTCCAGGACTTTAAAAGATCCCTAACATGGGACATTAGTGTTCCAGAGAGAACTGTATTAACCTTGGACTTCCCTGGTGGATTAAAAGAGAGGTCTGAAGCAGAAAATTGCCAAAATGGCCACCAGTACTCAGTGAGTACAACTAAAAGTGATGGAAAGATCAGAACTAACAGCTACTGTAAAGGTGGGACAGTGTCTCATCTGGATCTGCTCGGAGCCACGACTGTGACTGTAGAAGTGCCCAAAGGAGGTGAACTGGACTCATTCACTGTCAAAGCAGCACCAAGAG GTGGCAGAATGATGCCCGTTATGCCCGATCCTAACACCATCATTACCATCAGCAGGGTGCCCAGTGACAtagactgcagtgtgtgtgagaagaagGAGCCCACACCGATATGTAAACCAACACAACTCATCCTGAGAGATCCTCGCAACACCACCGTAGAGTTTACCTGTCCTCAACCTCAGGATGTCTTCAGTGTGGAGATCAACAGAGTAATAG GGCCAGCAACCATTGGTACCTTTTGCAAAGGAGGAACTGTGACCACCATCCTGGCTCGCTACAAGGGCCGTGTGTCTCTGCAGGTGCCTGGCGACAGGAAGCTGGATCCCTTTGACTTCAAACTCAATGTTGGACCTGAGACCAGCG TGGCTGCCATAGTGAATGTCAACCTACCACATGGTGTGTCAGACACAGACTTTATCACAGCCAACTACCCCAGGGATTTCCCTGATAGCCAGCAGATGCAGTGGGACTTCATGGTGCCCGGCATGCACAACTACACAATGCATTTTCATGATCACACGGCTCCAGAGTGCCTCAACAACGAAGTGGAGGTGGAGTACCAGAAAGAGGACAAGAAGATGACTAGGCTGACTCTGACGGATTCTCAGCCGCAGCATGAGCAGGGCAACTTCAACATGGTGCTGAAGAATTGTAAAACCAACAGGACGCTACAGGGACTCACCTTGAACTTCAGAGTCTCTGTAATGAGGAGTGGGCATCCAG TTCTGTGTGTGGTGGATCTAACCAAACACCAGGGAGTGTCCGTGCAGGTAGAGAAAGTGGGTTCTGATCCCTACTGTGAGATGAGAATTAACTCTAAGGTTGAAGAGAAGATCAACGTGGCTGCAGGCACTAAGGCCGACCTCTCCTTTCTCGACTGTCCAACTGAAGATATGCGCCTGACTGCTAGTAAAGTTATTG ACTGCCAAAACGGGATGTCCTGCTCTGCGACTGTCCTCATTGTGCCCCAACTGGACTCCTGTTTCCCGATGCCCCTCCACAGCTTCACCTGGCACCTCACCGTCCCTCAGGACGGCACCGTGGATCTGGTGTCGCCCACAGGGAGTCTCCGACAGTCCCTGCCCGGCCAGGAGTGTAATCAGTCTGTCTCCCTGCATGTGGCAGAGGGCGAtgggttttctgttggagatttCTGCTTTGAAGGAATCGTCCAGAAAGTTCAGGTGCATGGCAACGTCTCAGTCACAGCCACAGCCGAGGACTTTAGCAAGACCAGGGGTCCTTTTCTCAATGCCAGCTTCAGTGAGGAGATCCCAG AGACCATTATTTACAGAGTCAGTCCACAGATGTTGTCTCCGACCCTGCTGGCCACCCCCAACTGGCCTCAGGGTATGAAGCCTTTTTCCACCGTATCCTGGATTGTCATTCTACCGAGCCAGTATCAGGCGCACGTGCAGTTTGTCAATGTCAGCCAGCCGAAATGCAGCGACGGGCACACTGCCATCAAGGTGAAGATGCTGGGGGACAATGAGGAGATAATGACCCGCATGGAGGACAAGTTGGCGGAGGACAAGTTGGCGGAGGACAAGTTGGCGGAGAACATGCTGACAGTGACACGTAGTTTCTATCTTACCATGTCTAACTGTATGCCAGAGAAGGGGCACTTTGGTGCATTGACCAAAATCGATCTGCAGAAGAAGAACA ATCTCTTGGCCATCCTCCTCGGGGTAATGGGAGCTATTTTGCTGTTGCTCATAGTGCTGGCTAGTGTATGCCTCATCGCAAA gaaaaagaaaaaagacaaaatgaacAAGGAGTCATCCATCTTCATCAGCAAAGGCAATATCTTTCGCCCAAGTGACAGGCACTTCACCAAAACTCGGTCTGATAACGAATCCCACGTTTACGCCTCCATAGATGAGACGATTGTGTACAGCCACCTGCTGGGTGACTCCAGCTACGCCGACAGCATGCAGAACCACTTCAACGGGATGCAGGTAGACTCTTATAACACATTTACAGGCCCCACTGATGCAAAGCTGCCTGTAATCAAAGAACCGGACCGTGAGCCTGAGATGGATCAGTTCAAGCCATTCCTGAACCCGTCTGAGTCTTTCATCCCGTCCCGTCCGCGCACTCCTATCGACCGGCAGGACAGCTTCGGCTTCCAGGACCGCAGGATGGTGGACAATGAACTGTACACGTTCAAGAGCACAGGGGATATAAACACGATCCGGCTCTCTGGTGTCGACATGGAACCACAGCCACCTATTATAACAGAGGACTCCTTGTAG
- the cdcp1b gene encoding CUB domain-containing protein 1 isoform X1: MRLCATCPLLGLLFLTVFDSSECLQTTVRPDKGSTVMVFTELPLDQCALCTVSEVNDTPTSCHSSLFLLPEEEVKLLFNCSQPIEQAYTVTITRTIECTKDTCNPTTEKGQPSILKEFSRTFTWELKAPEKTVVSLDILGEGLIETSQPCSNGFQYSVTTSKTNTKGRTQYCRGGSVTRFDLPNGAVVSLHVKPKAQVDSLLFQASAGPLKGRTMLLSVDSGTTVVVSRDPDEPECEVCCVDGSTPNCSPTEKTLTNVEKLSLEFSCLKPQDVYSVKIRKKIECTQKTCTPPAGEVDPDLFQDFKRSLTWDISVPERTVLTLDFPGGLKERSEAENCQNGHQYSVSTTKSDGKIRTNSYCKGGTVSHLDLLGATTVTVEVPKGGELDSFTVKAAPRGGRMMPVMPDPNTIITISRVPSDIDCSVCEKKEPTPICKPTQLILRDPRNTTVEFTCPQPQDVFSVEINRVIDCTEVSCSGNIVQAESSLFPDFNRTFTWDLKVVSTRTFQLDFPETGMRQIPNEETCPDEHTYSVVIYLRTGPATIGTFCKGGTVTTILARYKGRVSLQVPGDRKLDPFDFKLNVGPETSVAAIVNVNLPHGVSDTDFITANYPRDFPDSQQMQWDFMVPGMHNYTMHFHDHTAPECLNNEVEVEYQKEDKKMTRLTLTDSQPQHEQGNFNMVLKNCKTNRTLQGLTLNFRVSVMRSGHPVLCVVDLTKHQGVSVQVEKVGSDPYCEMRINSKVEEKINVAAGTKADLSFLDCPTEDMRLTASKVIDCQNGMSCSATVLIVPQLDSCFPMPLHSFTWHLTVPQDGTVDLVSPTGSLRQSLPGQECNQSVSLHVAEGDGFSVGDFCFEGIVQKVQVHGNVSVTATAEDFSKTRGPFLNASFSEEIPETIIYRVSPQMLSPTLLATPNWPQGMKPFSTVSWIVILPSQYQAHVQFVNVSQPKCSDGHTAIKVKMLGDNEEIMTRMEDKLAEDKLAEDKLAENMLTVTRSFYLTMSNCMPEKGHFGALTKIDLQKKNNLLAILLGVMGAILLLLIVLASVCLIAKKKKKDKMNKESSIFISKGNIFRPSDRHFTKTRSDNESHVYASIDETIVYSHLLGDSSYADSMQNHFNGMQVDSYNTFTGPTDAKLPVIKEPDREPEMDQFKPFLNPSESFIPSRPRTPIDRQDSFGFQDRRMVDNELYTFKSTGDINTIRLSGVDMEPQPPIITEDSL; this comes from the exons ATGCGGCTCTGTGCGACCTGCCCGCTCCTGGGACTTTTGTTTTTGACGGTCTTCGACTCATCAG AATGCCTACAGACGACGGTCCGACCAGACAAAGGCTCGACAGTGATGGTGTTTACCGAGCTGCCGTTGGATCAATGTGCTCTGTGTACAGTGAGCGAGGTGAATGACACACCAACATCCTGCCACTCTTCTCTGTTCCTGCTACCCGAGGAAGAGGTCAAACTGCTGTTCAACTGCTCCCAGCCGATTGAACAGGCGTACACTGTGACGATTACGCGTACAATTG AGTGCACTAAGGATACCTGCAACCCTACAACAGAAAAAGGTCAACCCTCCATCCTTAAAGAGTTCAGCAGAACCTTTACCTGGGAGCTGAAGGCACCTGAGAAGACAGTTGTGAGTCTGGACATACTTGGAGAGGGGCTGATAGAGACATCCCAACCATGCTCTAACGGATTTCAGTATTCGGTGACCACATCCAAAACAAACACCAAGGGCCGGACTCAGTATTGTCGAGGTGGTTCTGTCACTCGTTTTGACCTGCCCAATGGAGCTGTTGTGTCTCTGCACGTTAAACCAAAGGCTCAGGTCGATTCACTGTTGTTCCAGGCCTCCGCTGGACCACTAA AGGGCCGAACAATGCTTCTAAGTGTTGATTCAGGCACGACTGTGGTCGTCAGCCGAGATCCTGATGAACCAGAATGTGAAGTGTGCTGTGTTGATGGCTCCACTCCCAACTGTAGCCCCACAGAAAAGACACTGACGAACGTTGAAAAACTCTCACTGGAGTTCAGCTGCCTGAAACCTCAGGATGTGTACAGTGTGAAGATAAGGAAAAAAATAG AATGCACCCAGAAAACCTGCACTCCCCCTGCAGGAGAAGTTGATCCCGACCTCTTCCAGGACTTTAAAAGATCCCTAACATGGGACATTAGTGTTCCAGAGAGAACTGTATTAACCTTGGACTTCCCTGGTGGATTAAAAGAGAGGTCTGAAGCAGAAAATTGCCAAAATGGCCACCAGTACTCAGTGAGTACAACTAAAAGTGATGGAAAGATCAGAACTAACAGCTACTGTAAAGGTGGGACAGTGTCTCATCTGGATCTGCTCGGAGCCACGACTGTGACTGTAGAAGTGCCCAAAGGAGGTGAACTGGACTCATTCACTGTCAAAGCAGCACCAAGAG GTGGCAGAATGATGCCCGTTATGCCCGATCCTAACACCATCATTACCATCAGCAGGGTGCCCAGTGACAtagactgcagtgtgtgtgagaagaagGAGCCCACACCGATATGTAAACCAACACAACTCATCCTGAGAGATCCTCGCAACACCACCGTAGAGTTTACCTGTCCTCAACCTCAGGATGTCTTCAGTGTGGAGATCAACAGAGTAATAG ACTGCACAGAGGTCTCCTGTTCTGGAAATATTGTTCAGGCCGAGTCCTCACTGTTCCCAGACTTCAACCGGACCTTCACCTGGGATCTGAAAGTTGTCTCTACTCGGACCTTTCAACTGGACTTCCCAGAAACAGGAATGCGACAGATTCCCAACGAGGAGACTTGTCCAGATGAGCACACATACTCTGTTGTTATCTATCTGCGCACAGGGCCAGCAACCATTGGTACCTTTTGCAAAGGAGGAACTGTGACCACCATCCTGGCTCGCTACAAGGGCCGTGTGTCTCTGCAGGTGCCTGGCGACAGGAAGCTGGATCCCTTTGACTTCAAACTCAATGTTGGACCTGAGACCAGCG TGGCTGCCATAGTGAATGTCAACCTACCACATGGTGTGTCAGACACAGACTTTATCACAGCCAACTACCCCAGGGATTTCCCTGATAGCCAGCAGATGCAGTGGGACTTCATGGTGCCCGGCATGCACAACTACACAATGCATTTTCATGATCACACGGCTCCAGAGTGCCTCAACAACGAAGTGGAGGTGGAGTACCAGAAAGAGGACAAGAAGATGACTAGGCTGACTCTGACGGATTCTCAGCCGCAGCATGAGCAGGGCAACTTCAACATGGTGCTGAAGAATTGTAAAACCAACAGGACGCTACAGGGACTCACCTTGAACTTCAGAGTCTCTGTAATGAGGAGTGGGCATCCAG TTCTGTGTGTGGTGGATCTAACCAAACACCAGGGAGTGTCCGTGCAGGTAGAGAAAGTGGGTTCTGATCCCTACTGTGAGATGAGAATTAACTCTAAGGTTGAAGAGAAGATCAACGTGGCTGCAGGCACTAAGGCCGACCTCTCCTTTCTCGACTGTCCAACTGAAGATATGCGCCTGACTGCTAGTAAAGTTATTG ACTGCCAAAACGGGATGTCCTGCTCTGCGACTGTCCTCATTGTGCCCCAACTGGACTCCTGTTTCCCGATGCCCCTCCACAGCTTCACCTGGCACCTCACCGTCCCTCAGGACGGCACCGTGGATCTGGTGTCGCCCACAGGGAGTCTCCGACAGTCCCTGCCCGGCCAGGAGTGTAATCAGTCTGTCTCCCTGCATGTGGCAGAGGGCGAtgggttttctgttggagatttCTGCTTTGAAGGAATCGTCCAGAAAGTTCAGGTGCATGGCAACGTCTCAGTCACAGCCACAGCCGAGGACTTTAGCAAGACCAGGGGTCCTTTTCTCAATGCCAGCTTCAGTGAGGAGATCCCAG AGACCATTATTTACAGAGTCAGTCCACAGATGTTGTCTCCGACCCTGCTGGCCACCCCCAACTGGCCTCAGGGTATGAAGCCTTTTTCCACCGTATCCTGGATTGTCATTCTACCGAGCCAGTATCAGGCGCACGTGCAGTTTGTCAATGTCAGCCAGCCGAAATGCAGCGACGGGCACACTGCCATCAAGGTGAAGATGCTGGGGGACAATGAGGAGATAATGACCCGCATGGAGGACAAGTTGGCGGAGGACAAGTTGGCGGAGGACAAGTTGGCGGAGAACATGCTGACAGTGACACGTAGTTTCTATCTTACCATGTCTAACTGTATGCCAGAGAAGGGGCACTTTGGTGCATTGACCAAAATCGATCTGCAGAAGAAGAACA ATCTCTTGGCCATCCTCCTCGGGGTAATGGGAGCTATTTTGCTGTTGCTCATAGTGCTGGCTAGTGTATGCCTCATCGCAAA gaaaaagaaaaaagacaaaatgaacAAGGAGTCATCCATCTTCATCAGCAAAGGCAATATCTTTCGCCCAAGTGACAGGCACTTCACCAAAACTCGGTCTGATAACGAATCCCACGTTTACGCCTCCATAGATGAGACGATTGTGTACAGCCACCTGCTGGGTGACTCCAGCTACGCCGACAGCATGCAGAACCACTTCAACGGGATGCAGGTAGACTCTTATAACACATTTACAGGCCCCACTGATGCAAAGCTGCCTGTAATCAAAGAACCGGACCGTGAGCCTGAGATGGATCAGTTCAAGCCATTCCTGAACCCGTCTGAGTCTTTCATCCCGTCCCGTCCGCGCACTCCTATCGACCGGCAGGACAGCTTCGGCTTCCAGGACCGCAGGATGGTGGACAATGAACTGTACACGTTCAAGAGCACAGGGGATATAAACACGATCCGGCTCTCTGGTGTCGACATGGAACCACAGCCACCTATTATAACAGAGGACTCCTTGTAG
- the cdcp1b gene encoding CUB domain-containing protein 1 isoform X4 yields the protein MRLCATCPLLGLLFLTVFDSSECLQTTVRPDKGSTVMVFTELPLDQCALCTVSEVNDTPTSCHSSLFLLPEEEVKLLFNCSQPIEQAYTVTITRTIECTKDTCNPTTEKGQPSILKEFSRTFTWELKAPEKTVVSLDILGEGLIETSQPCSNGFQYSVTTSKTNTKGRTQYCRGGSVTRFDLPNGAVVSLHVKPKAQVDSLLFQASAGPLKCTQKTCTPPAGEVDPDLFQDFKRSLTWDISVPERTVLTLDFPGGLKERSEAENCQNGHQYSVSTTKSDGKIRTNSYCKGGTVSHLDLLGATTVTVEVPKGGELDSFTVKAAPRGGRMMPVMPDPNTIITISRVPSDIDCSVCEKKEPTPICKPTQLILRDPRNTTVEFTCPQPQDVFSVEINRVIDCTEVSCSGNIVQAESSLFPDFNRTFTWDLKVVSTRTFQLDFPETGMRQIPNEETCPDEHTYSVVIYLRTGPATIGTFCKGGTVTTILARYKGRVSLQVPGDRKLDPFDFKLNVGPETSVAAIVNVNLPHGVSDTDFITANYPRDFPDSQQMQWDFMVPGMHNYTMHFHDHTAPECLNNEVEVEYQKEDKKMTRLTLTDSQPQHEQGNFNMVLKNCKTNRTLQGLTLNFRVSVMRSGHPVLCVVDLTKHQGVSVQVEKVGSDPYCEMRINSKVEEKINVAAGTKADLSFLDCPTEDMRLTASKVIDCQNGMSCSATVLIVPQLDSCFPMPLHSFTWHLTVPQDGTVDLVSPTGSLRQSLPGQECNQSVSLHVAEGDGFSVGDFCFEGIVQKVQVHGNVSVTATAEDFSKTRGPFLNASFSEEIPETIIYRVSPQMLSPTLLATPNWPQGMKPFSTVSWIVILPSQYQAHVQFVNVSQPKCSDGHTAIKVKMLGDNEEIMTRMEDKLAEDKLAEDKLAENMLTVTRSFYLTMSNCMPEKGHFGALTKIDLQKKNNLLAILLGVMGAILLLLIVLASVCLIAKKKKKDKMNKESSIFISKGNIFRPSDRHFTKTRSDNESHVYASIDETIVYSHLLGDSSYADSMQNHFNGMQVDSYNTFTGPTDAKLPVIKEPDREPEMDQFKPFLNPSESFIPSRPRTPIDRQDSFGFQDRRMVDNELYTFKSTGDINTIRLSGVDMEPQPPIITEDSL from the exons ATGCGGCTCTGTGCGACCTGCCCGCTCCTGGGACTTTTGTTTTTGACGGTCTTCGACTCATCAG AATGCCTACAGACGACGGTCCGACCAGACAAAGGCTCGACAGTGATGGTGTTTACCGAGCTGCCGTTGGATCAATGTGCTCTGTGTACAGTGAGCGAGGTGAATGACACACCAACATCCTGCCACTCTTCTCTGTTCCTGCTACCCGAGGAAGAGGTCAAACTGCTGTTCAACTGCTCCCAGCCGATTGAACAGGCGTACACTGTGACGATTACGCGTACAATTG AGTGCACTAAGGATACCTGCAACCCTACAACAGAAAAAGGTCAACCCTCCATCCTTAAAGAGTTCAGCAGAACCTTTACCTGGGAGCTGAAGGCACCTGAGAAGACAGTTGTGAGTCTGGACATACTTGGAGAGGGGCTGATAGAGACATCCCAACCATGCTCTAACGGATTTCAGTATTCGGTGACCACATCCAAAACAAACACCAAGGGCCGGACTCAGTATTGTCGAGGTGGTTCTGTCACTCGTTTTGACCTGCCCAATGGAGCTGTTGTGTCTCTGCACGTTAAACCAAAGGCTCAGGTCGATTCACTGTTGTTCCAGGCCTCCGCTGGACCACTAA AATGCACCCAGAAAACCTGCACTCCCCCTGCAGGAGAAGTTGATCCCGACCTCTTCCAGGACTTTAAAAGATCCCTAACATGGGACATTAGTGTTCCAGAGAGAACTGTATTAACCTTGGACTTCCCTGGTGGATTAAAAGAGAGGTCTGAAGCAGAAAATTGCCAAAATGGCCACCAGTACTCAGTGAGTACAACTAAAAGTGATGGAAAGATCAGAACTAACAGCTACTGTAAAGGTGGGACAGTGTCTCATCTGGATCTGCTCGGAGCCACGACTGTGACTGTAGAAGTGCCCAAAGGAGGTGAACTGGACTCATTCACTGTCAAAGCAGCACCAAGAG GTGGCAGAATGATGCCCGTTATGCCCGATCCTAACACCATCATTACCATCAGCAGGGTGCCCAGTGACAtagactgcagtgtgtgtgagaagaagGAGCCCACACCGATATGTAAACCAACACAACTCATCCTGAGAGATCCTCGCAACACCACCGTAGAGTTTACCTGTCCTCAACCTCAGGATGTCTTCAGTGTGGAGATCAACAGAGTAATAG ACTGCACAGAGGTCTCCTGTTCTGGAAATATTGTTCAGGCCGAGTCCTCACTGTTCCCAGACTTCAACCGGACCTTCACCTGGGATCTGAAAGTTGTCTCTACTCGGACCTTTCAACTGGACTTCCCAGAAACAGGAATGCGACAGATTCCCAACGAGGAGACTTGTCCAGATGAGCACACATACTCTGTTGTTATCTATCTGCGCACAGGGCCAGCAACCATTGGTACCTTTTGCAAAGGAGGAACTGTGACCACCATCCTGGCTCGCTACAAGGGCCGTGTGTCTCTGCAGGTGCCTGGCGACAGGAAGCTGGATCCCTTTGACTTCAAACTCAATGTTGGACCTGAGACCAGCG TGGCTGCCATAGTGAATGTCAACCTACCACATGGTGTGTCAGACACAGACTTTATCACAGCCAACTACCCCAGGGATTTCCCTGATAGCCAGCAGATGCAGTGGGACTTCATGGTGCCCGGCATGCACAACTACACAATGCATTTTCATGATCACACGGCTCCAGAGTGCCTCAACAACGAAGTGGAGGTGGAGTACCAGAAAGAGGACAAGAAGATGACTAGGCTGACTCTGACGGATTCTCAGCCGCAGCATGAGCAGGGCAACTTCAACATGGTGCTGAAGAATTGTAAAACCAACAGGACGCTACAGGGACTCACCTTGAACTTCAGAGTCTCTGTAATGAGGAGTGGGCATCCAG TTCTGTGTGTGGTGGATCTAACCAAACACCAGGGAGTGTCCGTGCAGGTAGAGAAAGTGGGTTCTGATCCCTACTGTGAGATGAGAATTAACTCTAAGGTTGAAGAGAAGATCAACGTGGCTGCAGGCACTAAGGCCGACCTCTCCTTTCTCGACTGTCCAACTGAAGATATGCGCCTGACTGCTAGTAAAGTTATTG ACTGCCAAAACGGGATGTCCTGCTCTGCGACTGTCCTCATTGTGCCCCAACTGGACTCCTGTTTCCCGATGCCCCTCCACAGCTTCACCTGGCACCTCACCGTCCCTCAGGACGGCACCGTGGATCTGGTGTCGCCCACAGGGAGTCTCCGACAGTCCCTGCCCGGCCAGGAGTGTAATCAGTCTGTCTCCCTGCATGTGGCAGAGGGCGAtgggttttctgttggagatttCTGCTTTGAAGGAATCGTCCAGAAAGTTCAGGTGCATGGCAACGTCTCAGTCACAGCCACAGCCGAGGACTTTAGCAAGACCAGGGGTCCTTTTCTCAATGCCAGCTTCAGTGAGGAGATCCCAG AGACCATTATTTACAGAGTCAGTCCACAGATGTTGTCTCCGACCCTGCTGGCCACCCCCAACTGGCCTCAGGGTATGAAGCCTTTTTCCACCGTATCCTGGATTGTCATTCTACCGAGCCAGTATCAGGCGCACGTGCAGTTTGTCAATGTCAGCCAGCCGAAATGCAGCGACGGGCACACTGCCATCAAGGTGAAGATGCTGGGGGACAATGAGGAGATAATGACCCGCATGGAGGACAAGTTGGCGGAGGACAAGTTGGCGGAGGACAAGTTGGCGGAGAACATGCTGACAGTGACACGTAGTTTCTATCTTACCATGTCTAACTGTATGCCAGAGAAGGGGCACTTTGGTGCATTGACCAAAATCGATCTGCAGAAGAAGAACA ATCTCTTGGCCATCCTCCTCGGGGTAATGGGAGCTATTTTGCTGTTGCTCATAGTGCTGGCTAGTGTATGCCTCATCGCAAA gaaaaagaaaaaagacaaaatgaacAAGGAGTCATCCATCTTCATCAGCAAAGGCAATATCTTTCGCCCAAGTGACAGGCACTTCACCAAAACTCGGTCTGATAACGAATCCCACGTTTACGCCTCCATAGATGAGACGATTGTGTACAGCCACCTGCTGGGTGACTCCAGCTACGCCGACAGCATGCAGAACCACTTCAACGGGATGCAGGTAGACTCTTATAACACATTTACAGGCCCCACTGATGCAAAGCTGCCTGTAATCAAAGAACCGGACCGTGAGCCTGAGATGGATCAGTTCAAGCCATTCCTGAACCCGTCTGAGTCTTTCATCCCGTCCCGTCCGCGCACTCCTATCGACCGGCAGGACAGCTTCGGCTTCCAGGACCGCAGGATGGTGGACAATGAACTGTACACGTTCAAGAGCACAGGGGATATAAACACGATCCGGCTCTCTGGTGTCGACATGGAACCACAGCCACCTATTATAACAGAGGACTCCTTGTAG